In Exiguobacterium sibiricum 7-3, a genomic segment contains:
- a CDS encoding aldo/keto reductase has translation MERVQLTEELSFSKIIHGLWRLNEWNMTAQERLELIEQCLALGITTFDHADIYGDYTNEGLFGEALALKPELRERMEIVTKTGIKMKGNHFSDQKLSFYDTTKEHIIEQATRSLKELGIDYIDTLLIHRPDPLMDPNEIAEAFVELKESGKVRTFGLSNHTPAQQSLIQSRLPFMLVTNQLELSVAELKHFEDGSVDLCHENEMPLMAWSPLAGGRLFKEEQFAPLREKLEEIGRDIGAEEIDEVAYAWLLKHPARIMPIVGSGKIERIESAVRATRLELSREQWFEILKASRGRDVD, from the coding sequence ATGGAACGCGTACAATTAACAGAAGAACTTTCATTTTCGAAAATCATTCATGGACTATGGCGTCTGAATGAATGGAACATGACGGCACAGGAGCGACTCGAATTAATTGAACAATGCTTAGCATTAGGAATTACGACATTTGACCATGCCGATATTTATGGTGATTATACGAATGAAGGACTGTTTGGTGAAGCATTGGCGCTGAAACCTGAATTACGTGAACGGATGGAAATCGTCACAAAAACCGGTATCAAAATGAAAGGAAATCATTTCTCGGATCAAAAACTTTCATTTTACGACACGACAAAAGAGCATATCATTGAGCAGGCGACCCGTTCATTAAAGGAACTGGGTATCGATTACATCGATACATTACTGATTCATCGTCCCGATCCATTGATGGATCCAAACGAAATAGCCGAAGCATTCGTCGAATTAAAAGAATCCGGAAAAGTGCGGACGTTTGGATTGTCGAACCATACACCGGCTCAACAAAGTTTGATTCAATCACGACTGCCGTTTATGCTCGTCACGAACCAGCTTGAGCTGTCTGTCGCGGAACTGAAGCATTTTGAAGACGGTTCGGTTGATTTATGCCACGAAAATGAAATGCCGCTCATGGCATGGAGTCCGCTTGCCGGAGGACGATTGTTCAAAGAAGAACAATTTGCGCCGCTTCGTGAAAAACTCGAGGAGATCGGACGTGACATCGGAGCGGAAGAAATCGACGAAGTAGCCTATGCCTGGTTGCTCAAACATCCGGCGCGCATCATGCCAATCGTCGGTTCAGGAAAAATTGAGCGGATCGAATCTGCTGTCCGGGCGACGCGTCTCGAACTGTCACGTGAACAATGGTTTGAAATCTTAAAAGCTTCCCGTGGACGGGATGTCGATTGA
- a CDS encoding phospho-sugar mutase: protein MSWKETYQKWNQFSGLETELKEELTALAADDKAAEEAFYKELEFGTGGMRGEIGVGTNRMNVYTVRKASQGFADFIKAEGAEAVAQGIVIAHDSRHYSPEFALEAAKTLASNGIKAYLFDGLRPTPELSFAVRELRAAGGIVITASHNPPEYNGYKVYGNDGGQLPPKEADDLVSYVDQVEDELSIELEAEEVLRANGLIVRVGEQLDDAYQEQLKTIRVLPTIQDELTAPLKIVFTPLHGTGLVPVTVGLKNYGFEHVTVVEEQAKPDGAFPTVSSPNPEEHAAFKLAIEYGDRVDADVLLATDPDADRVGVATRDADGEWVVLTGNQTGALLLDYILSQKSAQGTLPKNGFVAKTIVTSELGALIARHYDLHVENTLTGFKFIGEKIKQYNESGEYEYLFGYEESYGYLIGDFCRDKDAVQACLLAAEMTAYHKKEGRTLYEALQAIYEQFGYFEESLRSLTLKGKDGVAQIGRIMDTFREHPPKQVAGEKVVLFEDYDASISHDLIQHQPSPINLPKSNVLKFTLEDGSWFCLRPSGTEPKIKFYFSVTSPDAAETTRKRQLIEDEVMQEVEQIQ from the coding sequence ATGTCATGGAAAGAGACCTACCAAAAATGGAATCAGTTTTCGGGATTAGAAACTGAATTAAAAGAAGAATTGACGGCACTTGCGGCAGATGACAAAGCAGCCGAAGAAGCCTTTTACAAAGAGTTGGAATTCGGGACAGGTGGTATGCGTGGTGAAATCGGTGTCGGGACGAACCGGATGAATGTATACACTGTCCGTAAAGCCTCACAAGGGTTTGCTGACTTTATTAAGGCAGAAGGAGCGGAAGCAGTCGCTCAAGGTATCGTCATCGCACATGACTCCCGTCACTACTCTCCGGAGTTTGCGTTAGAAGCAGCGAAGACGCTTGCCAGTAACGGGATTAAAGCGTACTTGTTTGATGGACTCCGGCCAACACCAGAACTGTCATTTGCCGTGCGTGAACTCCGTGCAGCAGGCGGAATCGTCATTACGGCGAGTCACAACCCACCGGAATATAACGGTTATAAAGTCTATGGGAACGACGGTGGCCAATTACCGCCAAAAGAAGCGGATGATCTTGTCTCTTACGTTGATCAAGTCGAGGATGAACTTTCAATCGAACTTGAAGCGGAAGAAGTATTGCGAGCGAATGGATTAATCGTTCGTGTCGGAGAACAGCTGGATGACGCGTATCAAGAACAATTAAAAACGATTCGTGTTTTACCAACGATTCAAGACGAGTTAACAGCACCTTTAAAAATTGTCTTTACTCCGCTTCATGGCACAGGTCTTGTGCCTGTAACGGTCGGATTAAAGAATTATGGTTTTGAGCATGTGACGGTCGTCGAAGAACAGGCGAAGCCGGATGGTGCGTTCCCGACAGTTTCTTCCCCGAACCCGGAAGAGCATGCGGCGTTTAAATTGGCGATCGAGTACGGAGATCGTGTCGATGCGGATGTGTTACTTGCGACGGATCCGGATGCCGACCGTGTTGGTGTTGCGACACGTGATGCGGACGGAGAGTGGGTCGTCCTCACAGGAAACCAGACAGGTGCGTTACTACTTGATTACATCTTGTCACAAAAATCAGCTCAGGGTACATTGCCGAAAAATGGTTTTGTAGCGAAAACGATTGTCACATCGGAACTTGGAGCTTTGATTGCAAGACATTACGACTTACACGTTGAAAACACATTAACAGGATTTAAATTTATCGGTGAAAAAATCAAGCAATACAATGAATCCGGGGAATATGAATATCTGTTTGGTTATGAAGAAAGTTATGGCTACTTGATCGGGGACTTCTGCCGTGATAAGGATGCTGTCCAGGCCTGCTTGCTTGCTGCTGAGATGACAGCGTATCACAAGAAAGAAGGACGGACGCTGTATGAGGCATTACAAGCTATCTATGAGCAGTTCGGCTACTTTGAAGAATCGCTTCGTTCATTGACGCTGAAAGGTAAAGACGGTGTAGCACAAATCGGCCGGATCATGGATACATTCCGGGAGCATCCGCCAAAACAAGTGGCAGGTGAAAAGGTCGTCTTATTTGAAGATTATGATGCCAGCATCTCGCATGATTTGATACAACATCAGCCATCACCAATCAATCTGCCGAAATCAAACGTCTTGAAATTTACGTTAGAAGACGGTTCGTGGTTCTGCCTTCGTCCATCTGGAACAGAACCGAAAATCAAGTTCTATTTCAGTGTGACATCACCGGACGCCGCAGAGACAACACGCAAACGTCAGTTGATTGAAGATGAAGTGATGCAGGAAGTCGAGCAAATTCAATAA